A DNA window from Undibacterium sp. YM2 contains the following coding sequences:
- a CDS encoding M14 family zinc carboxypeptidase has protein sequence MSALPELNELERIIALGRGQLEVDVLCEVAVKSRQFPVYKLALGNPDTSLPAIGFFGGIHGLERIGTQVLLTFLRGLLTRLSWDKSLQHMLQDVRLVFMPLINPGGMWQSTRCNPSGVDLMRNAPVEAQDKVPFLLGGHRYSPRLPWYRGAAGAEMEAENLALCRTVQQELLARPFSMAIDCHSGFGLRDRVWFPHAHSVHPIDHLADILALEELFEQTHPNHSYLFEPQSLQYRTHGDIWDYLYLQAQQDSSKTFLPLTLEMGSWLWVKKNPRQLFSRHGMFNPVAQHRLSRVLRRHNSWLDFLMRATCGHAQWLAQGPTRLRLQERAVARWYRP, from the coding sequence ATGTCTGCACTGCCTGAACTGAATGAATTGGAACGCATCATCGCCCTTGGCCGTGGACAGCTGGAGGTCGATGTCTTGTGCGAGGTCGCGGTCAAGAGCAGGCAATTCCCTGTGTATAAACTGGCGCTAGGTAACCCTGATACCAGCCTGCCCGCCATCGGTTTTTTTGGTGGCATACATGGGTTGGAGCGCATAGGCACGCAAGTCTTGCTGACTTTCCTGCGCGGCCTGCTGACACGGCTTTCCTGGGACAAGAGCCTGCAACATATGTTGCAGGATGTGCGCCTGGTGTTCATGCCATTGATCAATCCCGGCGGCATGTGGCAGTCAACGCGTTGCAACCCCAGTGGTGTTGATCTGATGCGCAATGCGCCAGTCGAAGCGCAAGACAAGGTGCCTTTCCTGCTCGGTGGACATCGCTATAGCCCGCGCCTGCCCTGGTATCGCGGTGCTGCCGGCGCAGAGATGGAAGCAGAGAACCTGGCGCTGTGCCGCACCGTGCAACAGGAATTGCTGGCCCGCCCTTTCAGCATGGCGATAGATTGCCACTCGGGATTTGGCTTGCGTGACCGCGTCTGGTTTCCGCATGCGCACAGTGTGCATCCCATCGACCATCTGGCTGACATTCTGGCGCTGGAAGAATTATTCGAGCAGACCCACCCCAATCATTCCTACCTGTTTGAACCACAAAGCCTGCAATACCGCACCCATGGCGATATCTGGGATTACCTCTACCTGCAGGCGCAGCAGGACAGCAGCAAGACCTTTTTGCCACTGACGCTGGAAATGGGATCCTGGCTATGGGTCAAGAAAAACCCGCGTCAGTTATTTTCGCGGCATGGCATGTTCAACCCGGTAGCGCAGCACAGGCTGAGCCGGGTATTGCGCAGGCATAATTCCTGGCTGGATTTTCTGATGCGGGCAACTTGCGGCCATGCGCAATGGCTGGCGCAGGGCCCTACCCGCTTGCGTTTGCAAGAGCGTGCTGTAGCACGCTGGTACCGGCCATGA
- a CDS encoding helix-turn-helix domain-containing protein, which translates to MDINTIIARRVRDLRDQQKLSLDALAKRSGVSRSNISLIERGESSPTAAALDKLAVGLGVTLASLFEDSTPAAAALPVSRLAEQVCWTDPASGYMRRNLSPGLPSPLQLVEVEFPAGQTVRYDSFHRDVDIQQQVWIMAGQMRLSVGEQVWDLQTGDCLSMGLDKPITFHNPGKIAARYLVALCK; encoded by the coding sequence ATGGATATCAATACGATTATTGCCCGCAGGGTGCGTGACTTGCGCGATCAGCAAAAACTGTCGCTGGATGCGCTGGCCAAGCGCAGCGGCGTCAGCCGTTCGAATATTTCGCTCATAGAAAGAGGCGAGAGCAGCCCCACTGCAGCCGCGCTAGACAAACTGGCTGTGGGACTGGGGGTGACGCTGGCGTCCCTGTTTGAGGACAGCACGCCTGCTGCCGCGGCTTTGCCAGTCTCGCGTCTGGCCGAGCAGGTGTGCTGGACTGATCCTGCTTCCGGCTATATGCGCCGCAATCTCTCCCCCGGCCTGCCTTCGCCTCTTCAACTAGTCGAAGTTGAATTCCCGGCGGGACAAACCGTGCGCTACGACAGTTTCCATCGTGATGTCGATATACAGCAGCAAGTCTGGATAATGGCGGGCCAGATGCGTCTCTCCGTTGGGGAGCAGGTTTGGGACTTGCAGACTGGCGATTGTCTTTCCATGGGCCTGGATAAACCTATCACCTTCCATAATCCTGGAAAAATCGCGGCACGTTATCTGGTGGCGCTGTGCAAGTAG
- the gshA gene encoding glutamate--cysteine ligase — protein MSTLLNRRLALLDSDANRPLLAGGLRGIERETLRVNADGKLALTPHSPALGSALTNPQITTDYSESLLEFITPAEPDIATALEELDNIHRFAYTVMGNEMLWHQSMPCSLPEEKDIPIAWYGNSHIGMIKHVYRRGLALRYGKSMQCIAGIHYNYSLSEDLWKVLQQAEGSKGSAKHVQSESYIALIRNFHRYSWLLMYLFGASPALSTPFLRGRPHQLDTLSDDTLYLPYATSLRMSDLGYQNNAQSGLVPPYNTLLEYMRSLSLAVRQPYPAYEKIGTRQNGEWVQINTNVLQIENEFYATIRPKRVIKTGERPVEALCARGVQYIEVRCMDVNPFDPLGISLETSRFLDAFLLFCALEESPLTNQVEGDENVENFALTVKQGRRPGLMLSRQGEAISLQDWGKELLERIAPVAALLDAQRGDGSHAQAMQVQIEKLHHPELTPSAKVLDAIRAANNSFTQFALQQSTLLAEEFRARPPAPEQLALYTSMAEKSLAEQAEMESTQSGSFDEFITHYGSRTSSEICCESFNEAALMQNMEAQATTAN, from the coding sequence GTGAGCACTCTGTTAAACCGACGCCTGGCACTACTCGATAGTGATGCAAACCGCCCGCTGCTGGCCGGTGGCCTGCGTGGCATAGAAAGAGAAACCCTGCGCGTGAATGCCGATGGCAAGCTGGCCTTGACACCACATTCACCGGCACTGGGTTCTGCCTTGACGAATCCACAGATCACGACGGATTATTCTGAATCCCTGCTGGAGTTCATCACCCCGGCTGAGCCAGACATTGCTACGGCACTGGAAGAACTCGACAATATCCACCGTTTTGCCTATACCGTCATGGGCAATGAAATGCTGTGGCATCAATCCATGCCTTGCAGCCTGCCGGAAGAAAAAGACATCCCTATCGCCTGGTATGGCAATTCGCATATAGGCATGATCAAGCACGTCTATCGCCGCGGCCTGGCCCTGCGTTATGGCAAAAGCATGCAATGCATCGCGGGCATACACTACAACTATTCCTTGTCTGAAGATTTGTGGAAAGTCTTGCAGCAGGCAGAAGGCAGCAAGGGCAGTGCCAAACATGTGCAATCCGAGAGTTACATCGCCCTGATACGCAATTTCCATCGCTATAGCTGGCTGCTGATGTATCTGTTCGGCGCCTCGCCTGCGCTATCGACACCCTTCCTGCGTGGCCGCCCGCATCAACTGGACACTTTATCAGACGATACCCTGTACCTGCCGTATGCGACCAGCCTGCGCATGAGTGATCTGGGTTACCAGAACAATGCCCAGTCCGGCCTGGTACCACCGTATAACACCTTGCTGGAATATATGCGCAGCCTGTCGCTGGCAGTACGCCAACCCTACCCAGCGTATGAAAAAATAGGTACAAGGCAAAACGGTGAATGGGTGCAGATCAATACCAATGTACTGCAAATTGAGAACGAGTTTTATGCCACTATCAGACCCAAACGTGTCATCAAGACTGGTGAACGTCCAGTGGAAGCCCTGTGCGCACGTGGCGTGCAATATATAGAAGTGCGCTGCATGGACGTCAATCCTTTTGACCCGCTGGGCATCAGCCTCGAAACTTCACGTTTCCTCGATGCCTTCCTGCTGTTCTGTGCTTTGGAAGAAAGCCCTTTGACGAATCAGGTTGAAGGCGATGAAAATGTCGAGAATTTTGCGCTGACCGTCAAACAAGGCCGCCGCCCCGGCCTGATGCTGTCGCGCCAAGGCGAAGCCATTTCACTACAGGACTGGGGCAAGGAATTACTGGAACGTATCGCGCCGGTAGCAGCACTGCTCGATGCACAACGTGGTGATGGCAGCCATGCGCAGGCCATGCAGGTGCAGATTGAAAAACTGCACCACCCCGAACTGACGCCTTCAGCCAAAGTGCTTGATGCGATACGCGCCGCAAATAATTCTTTCACTCAGTTCGCCCTGCAGCAAAGCACGCTGCTGGCAGAAGAATTCCGCGCCCGCCCACCCGCACCAGAGCAACTGGCCTTGTATACCAGCATGGCAGAAAAATCATTGGCGGAGCAGGCAGAGATGGAGAGCACGCAAAGCGGCAGCTTTGATGAATTCATCACCCATTACGGCTCACGCACTTCCAGCGAAATATGCTGTGAATCCTTTAATGAGGCGGCCTTGATGCAAAATATGGAAGCACAAGCAACAACAGCAAATTAA
- a CDS encoding S9 family peptidase translates to MSIKKMSVLMSASVLGLATSGLVLAAEPTPGSSPVPPVAAKVKWQETRHGEVVTDDYRWLQKKENPEVIAYLNAENAYTEALTADIKPLSEKLYAEIKGRMKEVDLSVPVRRGNYYYYSRTEAGKQYQLYCRRRAGSDMAYDDKATEEILLDQNEMAKGQKFFAVGGSSISPDEQLLAYTTDTVGYRQYQLQIKNLRTGEILSDSQPRVTSMAWAADNKTLFYVQEDATTKRSDRLFRMEIGKPPVEVLHEAVEQFDLQVGTTRDRKFIVVNIHATDTSEVMLLAADKPQEKFHSVLGRDKGHRYHLEHRNGDLYIVTNKDAKNFRVVRAPLATPDSKHWQEVVKHDPEVLVFGADLFKDYMVVTEKTQALNRARIYDFNSKQWKTVKFDDPVYLAIGGGTPEFSATRFRMSYQSPVTPPTTLDVDMATGQRYVLKQQEVVGGYDASKYESRRLWMTARDGVKVPLWAVYKKGVKLDGSAPLLLYSYGSYGISTEATFASSRLSMLDRGVIYVQAHIRGGRDMGEHWHEDGMLMKKKNTFYDFIDSADYLIKQKWTSADRLIIQGGSAGGLLMGAVVNMRPDLFHAVHAAVPFVDVMNTMMDASLPLTTGEYLEWGNPNEKPAYDYMRSYSPYDNIARKAYPAILVTTGLNDSQVMYWEPAKYVAKLRDFKTDKNPLLLKTNMAAGHGGASGRYDALRENAFNMAWMLSQWGIKE, encoded by the coding sequence GTGTCTATCAAAAAGATGTCTGTACTCATGTCAGCCAGTGTACTTGGTCTGGCAACTTCCGGTCTGGTGCTGGCCGCTGAGCCCACACCAGGCTCTTCTCCCGTGCCGCCCGTGGCAGCTAAGGTCAAATGGCAGGAAACCCGGCATGGCGAGGTCGTCACTGACGATTATCGCTGGCTGCAAAAAAAAGAAAATCCTGAGGTCATCGCCTACCTGAATGCGGAAAATGCCTATACCGAAGCACTGACTGCAGACATCAAGCCCCTGTCGGAAAAACTGTATGCAGAAATCAAGGGCAGGATGAAAGAGGTGGATTTGTCCGTACCTGTGCGCCGTGGCAATTACTATTATTACTCGCGTACCGAGGCGGGCAAGCAATATCAGCTATATTGCCGCCGTCGTGCAGGTTCTGACATGGCTTATGACGACAAGGCCACAGAAGAAATCCTGCTCGATCAGAATGAAATGGCCAAGGGGCAAAAGTTCTTTGCTGTTGGTGGCAGCTCCATCAGCCCGGATGAGCAATTGCTGGCTTATACGACAGACACGGTGGGTTATCGCCAGTACCAGTTACAAATCAAGAATCTGCGTACCGGCGAAATACTCAGCGACAGCCAGCCACGTGTGACGTCAATGGCCTGGGCTGCAGATAACAAGACCCTGTTCTATGTGCAGGAAGATGCCACCACCAAACGCTCAGACCGCCTGTTCCGCATGGAGATAGGCAAGCCGCCAGTAGAAGTCCTGCATGAGGCCGTCGAGCAGTTTGACCTGCAAGTCGGTACCACCCGCGACAGGAAGTTCATCGTTGTCAATATCCATGCCACTGATACCAGTGAAGTCATGCTGTTGGCGGCAGATAAACCGCAAGAAAAATTCCACAGCGTACTGGGTCGTGATAAAGGCCACCGCTATCATCTGGAACACCGCAATGGCGATTTGTATATCGTCACTAACAAGGATGCCAAGAACTTCCGCGTTGTGCGTGCGCCGCTGGCGACACCGGACAGCAAGCACTGGCAGGAAGTGGTCAAGCATGATCCTGAGGTACTGGTCTTTGGTGCCGACCTGTTCAAGGATTATATGGTCGTTACAGAAAAGACCCAGGCCCTGAACCGTGCCCGCATCTATGATTTCAACAGCAAGCAATGGAAAACGGTTAAATTTGATGATCCGGTTTATCTTGCGATAGGCGGCGGTACGCCGGAATTTTCTGCCACCCGTTTCCGCATGTCGTATCAGTCTCCCGTGACGCCACCTACGACACTGGATGTGGACATGGCGACTGGCCAGCGTTATGTGCTCAAACAGCAGGAAGTGGTGGGTGGCTATGATGCCAGCAAATATGAGAGCCGCCGCCTGTGGATGACTGCCAGGGATGGCGTCAAGGTGCCACTGTGGGCCGTGTATAAAAAGGGAGTGAAACTGGATGGTTCTGCTCCCTTGCTGTTGTACTCTTATGGCAGCTATGGCATATCAACCGAAGCGACCTTTGCCTCCAGCCGTCTGAGCATGCTGGACCGTGGCGTTATTTATGTGCAGGCGCATATACGCGGTGGCCGTGACATGGGTGAGCACTGGCATGAAGATGGCATGCTGATGAAAAAGAAAAACACTTTCTATGATTTCATCGACAGTGCTGACTACCTAATCAAACAGAAATGGACCAGTGCAGACAGGCTCATCATCCAGGGCGGCAGTGCCGGTGGTTTGCTGATGGGGGCAGTCGTGAACATGCGTCCTGACTTGTTCCATGCCGTGCATGCTGCCGTGCCCTTTGTTGATGTCATGAACACCATGATGGACGCCAGCTTGCCCTTGACCACGGGTGAATACCTGGAGTGGGGTAACCCGAATGAAAAACCGGCCTACGACTATATGCGCAGCTATTCACCCTACGACAATATCGCGCGCAAGGCTTATCCAGCCATACTGGTGACCACGGGCTTGAATGACAGCCAGGTCATGTACTGGGAGCCCGCCAAATACGTGGCCAAACTGCGTGATTTCAAAACCGATAAAAATCCTCTGCTGTTGAAAACCAATATGGCAGCAGGGCATGGTGGTGCATCAGGCCGTTATGATGCCCTGCGTGAAAATGCATTCAATATGGCCTGGATGCTGTCGCAATGGGGTATTAAAGAATAA
- a CDS encoding TIGR00266 family protein has protein sequence MAMDVIDYEIFGDDMQFVEVELDPGEAAIGEAGTMFYMEDDIQMETIFGDGSAGQTGIFGKLLGAGKRLVTGESLFTTVFMNGGVGKRKVAFGAAYPGKIIPMHLDQLGGTLLCQKDAFLCAAKGVSLGIAFQKRLGAGFFGGEGFILQKLEGDGLAFVHAGGAIIEKTLHPGQTLRVDSGCVVAFTQEVDFDIKFVGGVKTALFGGEGIFFAHLRGPGKVWLQSLPLARLANRIVGASKIGGSQGGEQGSVLGGLGNLFEKE, from the coding sequence ATGGCGATGGATGTCATAGATTATGAAATTTTTGGCGACGATATGCAATTCGTCGAAGTCGAACTCGATCCAGGCGAAGCTGCCATAGGTGAAGCCGGTACCATGTTCTACATGGAAGACGACATACAGATGGAAACCATCTTTGGCGATGGTTCTGCCGGTCAGACTGGCATCTTTGGTAAATTGCTGGGTGCCGGCAAGCGCCTGGTCACAGGCGAATCCCTGTTCACCACGGTCTTCATGAACGGTGGCGTGGGCAAGCGAAAAGTCGCCTTTGGTGCGGCTTATCCTGGCAAGATCATCCCCATGCATCTGGATCAGCTCGGTGGTACCCTGCTGTGCCAGAAAGATGCCTTCCTTTGTGCTGCCAAAGGCGTGTCACTGGGTATCGCCTTTCAAAAACGTCTGGGTGCCGGTTTCTTTGGCGGCGAAGGCTTTATCCTGCAAAAACTCGAAGGTGACGGCCTGGCATTTGTGCATGCCGGTGGTGCCATCATAGAAAAGACCCTGCATCCTGGACAAACCCTGCGCGTCGATAGTGGCTGCGTGGTGGCGTTTACCCAGGAAGTGGATTTCGACATCAAGTTTGTTGGCGGCGTTAAAACAGCCTTGTTCGGCGGTGAAGGCATATTCTTTGCCCACCTGCGCGGCCCTGGCAAAGTCTGGCTGCAATCTCTGCCTCTGGCACGTCTGGCTAACCGCATCGTCGGCGCATCAAAAATTGGTGGCAGCCAGGGCGGTGAGCAAGGCTCGGTACTTGGTGGTCTTGGCAATTTGTTTGAAAAAGAATAA
- a CDS encoding N-acetyltransferase: protein MSEQVHIQILDAAAAQANVAALAEVLTDCVAGGASVSFMWPLPRERALQFWQGVAEGVARKERVLLVARDDSGDILGTVQLITAMPDNQPHRADVAKMLVHRKARRKGIAQALMAAVEQAAKTAGKSVLVLDTVTGGDAERLYERAGWQKVGVVPNYALMPDGEFCGTTFFHKQIQ from the coding sequence ATGTCTGAGCAAGTCCACATCCAGATTCTCGATGCCGCAGCAGCGCAGGCAAATGTAGCTGCATTGGCCGAGGTATTGACGGACTGTGTAGCCGGTGGTGCATCTGTCAGCTTCATGTGGCCTTTGCCGCGCGAACGTGCGCTGCAATTCTGGCAGGGCGTGGCTGAAGGCGTGGCGCGCAAGGAGCGGGTCTTGCTGGTTGCCCGCGATGACAGCGGCGATATCCTGGGCACGGTACAATTGATCACGGCTATGCCAGACAACCAGCCGCACCGTGCCGATGTCGCCAAAATGCTGGTGCACAGAAAGGCGCGTCGCAAAGGCATTGCACAAGCCCTCATGGCGGCAGTTGAACAAGCCGCCAAAACCGCAGGCAAGTCTGTGCTGGTGCTTGATACCGTCACAGGTGGCGATGCCGAACGCCTGTATGAGCGCGCAGGCTGGCAGAAAGTGGGCGTGGTACCCAATTATGCCCTGATGCCGGATGGCGAATTTTGCGGGACGACTTTTTTTCACAAGCAGATTCAGTAG
- a CDS encoding ankyrin repeat domain-containing protein, translating to MRRFEPIKTPVLLRTIHNNSANLIEEVKQIIAQETGPDHIAECEKPALRVLSYNGRFDVVKLLLDAGAKESELNWTDVMQEVAFGTTASLKQKIEETGDLETADFLSRTPFLIAALLGDIEKARLLLKLGANREAVGFGGRNATQYAVQTNQIPMLTWLLEEGFSIEATDNHLNTPLILAAELGLTDCVKFLLERGADISKGNHIPYRAIRVAKNLDIVDLLVKCGEDINDISSQMHANLLGIKHNASPVVPKDDYLNGRYREFGTGNAIKTNKPFWLAMIRSGASAWRANEMFHDEGSHDGNIIWCYQRFGRTTTILPDGRIIEIGGEHEDFYDPDFCIYNDVCVFEKNGNINIYSYSAEIFPPTDFHTATLVDEDIYIIGRLGYPETRVAGFTPVYKLDTKSLQISRFDTTGDKPGFISHHKAKLKDGKILVSGGKQIILSDGKEDYIDNTENFQLCLKTGVWSVA from the coding sequence ATGCGAAGATTTGAGCCAATAAAAACTCCGGTCCTGTTACGTACCATACATAACAATAGTGCCAACTTAATCGAAGAAGTAAAACAGATAATAGCTCAAGAAACGGGCCCTGATCACATAGCCGAGTGTGAGAAACCAGCACTAAGGGTGTTGTCCTACAATGGTCGCTTTGACGTGGTCAAATTGCTGCTGGATGCTGGCGCCAAAGAATCTGAGCTTAACTGGACAGATGTCATGCAGGAAGTCGCATTCGGAACGACTGCGAGCCTGAAGCAAAAAATCGAAGAAACAGGTGATCTGGAGACGGCAGATTTTTTGTCGCGCACACCATTTTTAATTGCGGCTCTTCTTGGTGACATTGAAAAAGCGCGTCTATTGCTCAAACTTGGCGCAAATAGAGAAGCGGTGGGTTTTGGTGGTAGAAATGCGACTCAATATGCGGTCCAGACAAATCAAATACCTATGTTGACATGGTTGCTTGAGGAGGGATTCAGTATTGAAGCCACTGACAATCATCTTAATACACCCTTAATCCTGGCGGCAGAACTTGGGCTGACTGACTGCGTAAAATTTCTGCTTGAACGAGGTGCTGATATCTCTAAAGGCAATCACATTCCTTATCGAGCAATTCGAGTGGCAAAGAATTTGGATATCGTTGATCTGTTGGTCAAATGTGGCGAAGACATCAACGACATCAGTTCCCAAATGCATGCAAATTTGCTGGGAATAAAACACAATGCTTCACCTGTCGTACCAAAAGATGATTATCTCAATGGAAGATACAGAGAATTCGGTACAGGTAACGCCATAAAAACCAATAAACCCTTTTGGTTGGCGATGATACGCTCCGGCGCTTCTGCATGGCGTGCAAATGAAATGTTTCATGATGAAGGCAGCCACGATGGCAACATCATCTGGTGTTATCAGCGCTTTGGCAGAACAACTACTATCTTGCCCGATGGCCGCATCATAGAAATCGGTGGTGAGCATGAAGATTTTTACGATCCCGATTTTTGCATTTACAACGATGTTTGCGTCTTTGAAAAGAATGGCAACATCAACATCTACAGTTACTCTGCCGAGATATTCCCTCCAACAGATTTTCACACGGCGACACTGGTTGATGAAGACATATACATCATCGGCAGACTAGGCTATCCAGAAACACGGGTTGCAGGATTTACGCCTGTCTATAAACTGGATACGAAATCACTGCAAATCAGTCGGTTTGACACTACGGGCGACAAGCCTGGCTTTATCAGCCATCACAAGGCAAAACTCAAAGATGGCAAAATTTTAGTGTCTGGTGGAAAGCAAATTATCTTGAGCGATGGCAAAGAAGACTATATCGACAATACAGAAAATTTCCAGCTATGCTTGAAAACCGGCGTGTGGTCAGTTGCATAA
- a CDS encoding cysteine hydrolase family protein, whose protein sequence is MKKQETALIIIDMQRGMADPKSGRRNNPDAEENIRQLLAAWRAAGRPVVHVRHMSRSPASVFWPGQPGNEFQEKLLPLVSEYVVEKNVTDAFVNTGLERWLHVRGIKELVIVGVSTNMSVEATVRSAGNLGFNTTVVADACFSFDRLDFLGKPQTAEEVHINALSNLQGEYATVLNTAVLLD, encoded by the coding sequence ATGAAAAAACAAGAGACAGCCCTGATCATCATCGACATGCAACGTGGCATGGCCGACCCCAAATCTGGACGCAGGAATAACCCGGATGCAGAAGAAAATATACGCCAGTTGCTGGCAGCATGGCGTGCGGCAGGCAGGCCTGTTGTGCATGTCAGGCACATGTCGCGCTCACCCGCTTCAGTATTCTGGCCAGGCCAGCCAGGCAATGAATTTCAAGAGAAATTACTGCCTTTGGTCAGTGAATATGTAGTCGAGAAAAATGTGACGGATGCCTTCGTCAATACGGGTCTGGAGCGCTGGCTGCATGTAAGAGGTATCAAGGAGCTCGTGATCGTCGGTGTCAGTACCAATATGTCTGTCGAGGCAACGGTCCGCAGTGCTGGTAACCTCGGTTTCAACACCACGGTAGTGGCTGATGCCTGCTTCAGTTTTGACAGACTGGATTTTCTTGGCAAACCACAGACGGCTGAAGAAGTGCACATCAATGCGCTCAGCAATCTGCAGGGTGAGTATGCGACTGTGCTCAATACGGCAGTCCTGCTGGACTAA
- a CDS encoding aminotransferase class V-fold PLP-dependent enzyme — protein MSNNLQHIAADDEAYWSDIRDQYTVSPDFINLENGYFGVQAQPVFEAFQRYQAQVNAETSYFLRVRYAPMFVQVMQALKDFCGVDEGELVLTRNLIEGMNILLQGYPLQAGDEVILATHDYDLVIDTLLMLEQRKQIQLRHLQLPFDPASDEEIVAQYEQAITPRTKLILVTHIVHRTGQIMPIAKITAMAKRHGVDVMVDAAHSFAHLNYRMTELGADFVAVNLHKWLGVPLGVGMLYIRKNRVADIAPLFGNAKFADNEIFKFTQVGTVPPANILTVLDALQFHASIGSANKEARLRYLTQYWVNQVRGLPDVRIMTPTDPQRSCAIAGFGIAGNSGHAIVDYLMREHKIFTVTRDLDGHDIVRVTPHLYTSLEDLDKLVAAIKQLTQA, from the coding sequence TTGTCTAATAATTTGCAACACATCGCAGCAGATGATGAGGCTTACTGGTCAGATATCCGTGACCAGTACACCGTTTCGCCAGATTTCATCAATCTCGAAAACGGCTATTTCGGCGTGCAGGCACAGCCTGTGTTTGAAGCTTTCCAGCGTTATCAGGCGCAGGTGAATGCCGAGACTTCGTATTTCTTGCGGGTGCGTTATGCGCCTATGTTTGTGCAAGTCATGCAGGCGCTCAAGGATTTTTGTGGGGTGGATGAGGGCGAGCTGGTGCTGACCCGTAATCTGATTGAGGGCATGAATATTCTGTTGCAAGGTTATCCCTTGCAGGCGGGTGATGAAGTCATCCTGGCTACCCATGATTACGATCTCGTCATCGATACCCTGCTGATGCTGGAACAGCGCAAGCAGATACAACTGCGGCATTTGCAATTGCCTTTCGACCCTGCCAGTGATGAAGAAATCGTGGCCCAGTATGAGCAGGCGATTACACCCCGAACCAAACTGATACTGGTCACCCACATCGTGCACAGGACAGGGCAGATCATGCCGATTGCCAAGATCACGGCCATGGCGAAACGTCACGGTGTTGATGTCATGGTTGATGCGGCGCATTCCTTTGCTCATCTGAACTATCGCATGACCGAGTTGGGGGCAGATTTTGTTGCGGTGAATTTGCACAAATGGCTGGGTGTGCCGCTGGGCGTGGGCATGCTATATATACGCAAGAACCGGGTCGCGGATATTGCGCCGCTGTTTGGCAATGCCAAATTTGCCGACAATGAGATTTTCAAATTCACGCAAGTCGGTACGGTGCCGCCAGCAAATATCCTGACGGTGCTGGACGCGCTGCAGTTTCATGCATCCATAGGTTCGGCCAATAAGGAAGCGCGCCTGCGCTACCTGACGCAATACTGGGTCAATCAGGTGCGTGGCCTGCCCGATGTGCGCATCATGACACCGACGGACCCGCAACGCTCGTGCGCGATTGCCGGTTTTGGTATCGCAGGCAATTCTGGTCATGCGATTGTTGATTACCTCATGCGCGAACACAAGATATTTACCGTCACGCGCGATCTGGATGGGCATGACATCGTCAGGGTGACGCCGCATTTATATACCAGCCTGGAAGACCTCGACAAGCTGGTAGCAGCGATCAAACAACTGACGCAAGCCTGA
- a CDS encoding metallophosphoesterase: MRIAVISDIHGNLAALEAVTADLRLRAVDQVVNLGDSLSGPLLPKETADFLMAQTGWIHLAGNHERQILELNERSGSGDAYAHQQTTAEQKAWMAGLKPVLQLNAEVLLCHGTPASDNTTLLQVADRNATAQEVQDRLGPQTAAVIACGHSHVARSVRTAVAQLIVNPGSVGHPAYEYDYPYPHKIESGSPDARYAILEKRQHGWTASLINVPYAWQHMAELAALRGRADWVCALSSGYMNG, from the coding sequence ATGCGCATCGCAGTGATTTCAGATATACACGGTAATCTGGCCGCTCTGGAAGCAGTTACTGCCGATCTGCGCTTGCGTGCTGTTGATCAAGTCGTCAATCTCGGTGACAGTCTGTCTGGCCCCTTGTTGCCAAAAGAGACGGCAGATTTTTTGATGGCGCAAACTGGCTGGATACATCTGGCAGGCAATCATGAACGCCAGATACTGGAATTGAATGAGCGCTCAGGCTCTGGCGATGCGTATGCACACCAGCAAACCACAGCAGAACAAAAAGCATGGATGGCGGGTTTGAAACCAGTGCTGCAACTGAACGCAGAAGTCTTGCTCTGTCATGGCACGCCAGCCAGCGACAACACCACCTTGCTGCAGGTGGCCGACAGGAATGCCACTGCGCAAGAAGTGCAGGACAGACTGGGACCGCAAACTGCAGCCGTTATCGCCTGTGGCCATAGCCATGTTGCCCGCAGTGTACGTACGGCGGTAGCGCAACTCATCGTCAATCCTGGCAGTGTTGGTCACCCTGCCTACGAATATGATTACCCTTACCCGCACAAGATAGAGTCAGGTTCACCCGATGCGCGTTATGCCATCCTGGAAAAGAGGCAGCATGGCTGGACAGCCAGCCTGATCAATGTTCCGTACGCCTGGCAACACATGGCAGAACTTGCGGCCTTGCGTGGGCGGGCAGACTGGGTGTGTGCCTTAAGTAGTGGCTACATGAACGGATAA